One Helianthus annuus cultivar XRQ/B chromosome 7, HanXRQr2.0-SUNRISE, whole genome shotgun sequence genomic region harbors:
- the LOC110869266 gene encoding protein DETOXIFICATION 49 has translation MCQQPSSPCCCNCKSPKQVVKDILDPFLIPQENLKQPPKVITQTNNNKSHLTLAINEAISIAKIAIPMILTGLLLYSRSMISMLFLGHLGELALAGGSLAIGFANITGYSVLSGLAMGMEPICGQAFGAKRHTLLGLCLQRTILLLILVSVPISILWFNMESVLLLCGQDAEIATQAQTYLTYSIPDLLAQCFLHPLRIYLRSQSITLPLTFCASVSIILHIPINYYLVNILNLGLKGVAISSVLTNFNLVASLVIYILISGVYKKTWGGVSRECLKGWNSLLSLAIPSCISVCLEWWWYEIMILLCGLLVNPRATVASMGILIQTTALIYIFPSSLSFSVSTRVGNELGAGRPERAKRAADVGLTCSFMLGFSALLFATSVRNLWATMFTQDKEIIALTAMVLPIIGLCELGNCPQTTGCGVVRGTARPKIGANINLGCFYLVGMPVAVVLGFFMGFDFKGLWLGMLAAQMSCVVTMLVVMRRTDWEFEADRAKMLTLSGDGGDGGNNVAVKYVNDNEEIKEKEYKLIKPEIKEEESLGFGADLV, from the coding sequence atgtGCCAGCAACCTTCATCTCCTTGTTGTTGCAATTGCAAATCACCCAAACAAGTTGTTAAAGATATTCTAGACCCTTTTTTGATCCCTCAAGAAAACCTCAAACAACCACCAAAAGTAATCACACAAACTAACAACAACAAAAGTCATCTTACTTTAGCTATCAATGAGGCCATTTCGATAGCGAAAATCGCCATCCCCATGATCCTCACGGGCCTCTTGTTGTACTCTCGCTCAATGATCTCCATGCTTTTCTTGGGCCACCTAGGCGAGCTGGCACTCGCCGGTGGCTCATTGGCTATCGGGTTCGCTAACATTACCGGATACTCAGTTTTATCCGGGTTAGCGATGGGAATGGAGCCCATTTGCGGGCAAGCTTTCGGGGCGAAAAGACATACTCTTCTTGGTCTTTGTTTACAAAGGACCATTCTGTTGTTAATACTGGTATCGGTACCGATTTCCATTCTGTGGTTCAACATGGAAAGTGTTTTGTTACTTTGTGGGCAGGATGCGGAAATTGCAACTCAAGCCCAAACTTATCTTACGTATTCGATTCCGGATCTTTTGGCTCAATGTTTTTTGCACCCATTGCGGATTTACCTCCGTTCGCAGTCGATTACTCTGCCGCTCACATTTTGTGCGTCGGTTTCGATCATTCTTCACATTCCCATCAACTATTATCTCGTAAATATCCTTAACTTAGGACTTAAAGGTGTTGCAATTAGTAGTGTGTTGACAAATTTCAACTTGGTAGCTTCATTGGTCATTTACATACTCATTTCCGGTGTTTACAAGAAAACATGGGGGGGTGTCTCGAGGGAATGTCTAAAAGGGTGGAACTCGCTACTGAGTTTAGCGATTCCGAGTTGTATATCGGTTTGTCTCGAATGGTGGTGGTACGAGATCATGATTTTGCTATGCGGGTTGTTGGTGAACCCGCGAGCCACGGTAGCTTCAATGGGGATTTTGATTCAAACCACGGCATTGATATACATATTCCCGTCTTCGCTGAGTTTCAGCGTGTCGACTCGGGTGGGTAACGAGTTGGGTGCGGGTCGACCCGAACGGGCGAAACGGGCCGCGGATGTTGGACTCACGTGTAGCTTTATGTTGGGGTTTTCGGCTTTGCTTTTCGCAACAAGTGTGAGAAACTTGTGGGCGACTATGTTTACTCAAGATAAGGAAATCATCGCGTTGACCGCGATGGTTCTTCCTATCATCGGTCTCTGCGAGCTGGGAAACTGCCCGCAGACGACCGGGTGCGGTGTCGTAAGAGGCACCGCACGGCCGAAAATCGGGGCAAATATAAACCTTGGATGTTTTTATCTAGTGGGTATGCCGGTTGCGGTAGTACTAGGATTCTTTATGGGATTTGACTTCAAAGGTTTGTGGTTGGGGATGTTGGCGGCGCAGATGTCGTGCGTGGTTACTATGTTGGTGGTTATGAGGCGTACGGATTGGGAGTTTGAAGCAGATAGGGCGAAGATGTTAACGTTAAGCGGTGACGGCGGGGACGGCGGTAACAACGTTGCTGTTAAATATGTTAATGACAACGAAGaaattaaggaaaaagagtacAAGTTAATAAAACCTGAAATCAAGGAGGAAGAATCTCTGGGTTTTGGGGCTGATTTAGTTTAA